A genomic segment from Vanacampus margaritifer isolate UIUO_Vmar chromosome 3, RoL_Vmar_1.0, whole genome shotgun sequence encodes:
- the smim15 gene encoding small integral membrane protein 15 produces the protein MIETIQAWAVYIVEWAAKDPYGFLTTVLLALTPLFIASALLSWKLAKLIEVRDKEQKRKLRRQENLAKVKRN, from the coding sequence ATGATTGAGACGATACAAGCATGGGCCGTGTACATAGTGGAGTGGGCCGCCAAGGACCCGTACGGCTTCCTGACCACCGTGTTGCTGGCGCTCACGCCCCTCTTCATCGCCAGCGCGCTGTTGTCGTGGAAACTGGCCAAGCTGATCGAGGTGCGTGACAAGGAGCAGAAGAGGAAGCTGCGGCGTCAGGAGAACCTGGCCAAGGTGAAGAGGAACTAG